A stretch of the uncultured Desulfovibrio sp. genome encodes the following:
- a CDS encoding DUF1786 domain-containing protein — MDEIVQKFLRGTGPVLCVDIGSGTQDALLARPGLECENWPRFVLPAPARLVAQRIRELTLLKRNIWLYGANMGGGFTQAIKEHLAAGLSVSATAAATRGIHDNEEVVRKIGVEVRSSCPEGSVPVFLTDYSPEFWGGLLRHAGLPLPHLVLTAAQDHGFHTHGNRQARMRAWTELLGASSDPRRWIYETPPPSLTRLVPLHDKTGGPVADTGASALLGALCDKEVMDRSYRQGITVINVGNGHTVAALVYKGQVRGIFEHHTGMRTLEQLLGDLEQFRKHWLPTEEVQASGGHGTAFGPYCEEAGGYEPTYITGPKRALLQGQGRFLAPHGDMMIAGCFGLIWGWAHTRAGE; from the coding sequence ATGGACGAGATAGTACAAAAGTTTTTGCGCGGCACAGGGCCTGTGCTGTGCGTGGATATAGGCAGCGGCACGCAGGATGCCCTTTTGGCCCGCCCAGGCCTTGAGTGCGAGAACTGGCCGCGCTTTGTTTTGCCAGCTCCAGCGCGGCTCGTTGCGCAGCGCATCCGCGAGCTGACCCTGCTCAAGCGTAATATATGGCTTTACGGCGCCAACATGGGCGGTGGCTTTACCCAGGCCATCAAGGAACACCTTGCAGCGGGCCTTTCTGTCAGCGCAACCGCAGCGGCCACGCGCGGTATTCATGATAATGAAGAAGTCGTGCGCAAAATCGGCGTGGAAGTGCGTTCCAGCTGCCCCGAGGGCAGCGTGCCGGTTTTTCTCACCGATTATTCGCCGGAATTCTGGGGGGGCTTGTTGCGTCATGCCGGGCTGCCCCTGCCGCATCTGGTACTGACCGCTGCGCAGGATCACGGCTTTCATACCCACGGCAACCGTCAGGCGCGCATGCGCGCATGGACGGAACTGCTGGGCGCATCTTCTGATCCCAGGCGCTGGATATACGAAACACCGCCGCCATCGCTGACGCGCCTTGTACCCCTGCACGATAAAACAGGCGGCCCGGTTGCAGACACCGGGGCCAGTGCGCTGCTTGGCGCATTGTGCGACAAGGAAGTGATGGACCGCAGTTATCGGCAGGGCATCACGGTCATCAACGTGGGCAACGGGCATACCGTGGCTGCGCTGGTATATAAGGGGCAGGTGCGCGGAATTTTCGAGCACCACACCGGCATGCGCACTCTGGAGCAGTTGCTGGGCGATCTTGAACAGTTCCGCAAGCACTGGCTGCCCACAGAAGAGGTGCAGGCTTCCGGCGGGCACGGCACGGCTTTTGGCCCTTATTGTGAAGAAGCCGGCGGTTACGAGCCAACCTACATCACCGGGCCAAAGCGCGCACTGCTGCAAGGGCAGGGGCGTTTTCTGGCCCCGCATGGCGATATGATGATCGCCGGATGTTTCGGCCTTATCTGGGGATGGGCGCACACCCGGGCCGGAGAGTAG
- a CDS encoding phenylacetate--CoA ligase family protein, translating into MEFFDEAECWSRDQIEQAQLSRLRSTVAQTRKCDFYRQRLDEAGVGPDSIRSLDDLRRIPFTTKQDLRSQYPTGLLCVPQSEIVRMHCSSGTTGSPVAICHTQNDINSWADLMARSIHMVGVRRDDVFQNMSGYGLFTGGLGIHFGAERLGCMTIPAGAGNSRRQIKLAKDFRTTVAHILPSYALILGEHLRNMGEDPRQFPLRIALVGAEPYTEEFRRRIEDLFDMKAYNSYGLSEMNGPGVGFECLHQAGMHLWEDAYIPEIVDPETGEPMPEGEVGELVMTCLCRQGMPILRYRTRDLTRFLPGECACGRKHRRIDRILGRADDMFIIKGVNIYPMQIEQVIMTFAEVGQSYLILLENDGLGDVMRVQIEIRDEHFVEDMRVLQNLQKAIAARLRDEILITPRVELVESNSLPRTEGKAVRLQDMRNKN; encoded by the coding sequence ATGGAATTCTTTGATGAGGCGGAGTGTTGGAGCAGGGATCAGATTGAGCAGGCTCAGCTTTCGAGGCTGAGAAGCACAGTGGCCCAGACGCGCAAGTGCGATTTTTATCGTCAGCGCCTGGACGAAGCGGGCGTTGGCCCGGATTCCATCCGCAGTCTGGATGATCTGCGGCGCATCCCCTTTACCACAAAGCAGGATCTGCGTTCGCAGTACCCCACCGGGCTTTTGTGCGTGCCGCAGTCCGAGATAGTGCGCATGCACTGTTCCAGCGGCACCACCGGTTCGCCCGTGGCCATCTGCCACACGCAGAACGACATCAATTCCTGGGCCGACCTCATGGCGCGCAGCATCCACATGGTTGGCGTGCGCCGGGACGACGTTTTTCAGAATATGTCCGGCTACGGGCTGTTCACGGGCGGTCTTGGCATCCATTTTGGCGCGGAGCGCCTGGGCTGCATGACCATCCCCGCCGGGGCTGGCAACTCGCGCCGCCAGATCAAGCTCGCCAAGGATTTCCGCACTACGGTGGCCCACATTCTGCCCTCATACGCCCTCATTCTGGGTGAGCACCTGCGCAATATGGGTGAAGACCCGCGCCAGTTCCCCTTGCGCATCGCCCTTGTGGGTGCGGAGCCGTATACCGAAGAATTCCGCCGCCGCATCGAAGACCTTTTTGACATGAAGGCCTACAACTCCTACGGGCTGTCTGAAATGAACGGCCCCGGCGTGGGCTTTGAGTGCCTGCATCAGGCGGGAATGCACCTGTGGGAAGACGCCTATATCCCTGAAATCGTCGATCCTGAAACTGGTGAGCCCATGCCCGAGGGCGAAGTGGGCGAACTTGTCATGACCTGCCTGTGCCGCCAGGGCATGCCCATCCTGCGTTACCGCACGCGCGACCTTACGCGCTTTTTGCCGGGCGAATGCGCCTGTGGCCGCAAGCACCGCCGCATAGACCGCATCCTTGGCCGCGCGGACGACATGTTCATCATCAAGGGCGTCAACATCTACCCCATGCAAATTGAGCAGGTCATCATGACCTTTGCCGAAGTGGGCCAGAGCTACCTGATCTTGCTTGAGAACGATGGGCTTGGCGATGTCATGCGCGTGCAGATCGAAATCCGCGACGAGCATTTTGTCGAAGACATGCGCGTGCTGCAAAACCTGCAAAAGGCCATTGCCGCGCGCCTGCGCGATGAAATCCTCATTACGCCCAGGGTTGAACTTGTGGAAAGCAACAGCCTGCCGCGTACCGAGGGCAAGGCCGTGCGCTTGCAGGATATGCGCAACAAAAACTAA
- a CDS encoding site-specific integrase, with amino-acid sequence MPYPLKSGKWRAERQIDGKRYSKVCATKREALDWESAVKKAVLAQPEVKTPTVTALEWLNQFLDFSSERHSKICYQQRTRSARLFLSAVSGETDVEDITPHIVLEAMRYAAQRMSNAASNAIRKNLGAAWAWGIKYLSLPVQNPFRVVEPFPVDQSPRRVPTEAEFNLVLDVAQPRDRLFLQACLHTAARKSELFRLKWSDVDFERGVVMLGTRKRKGGGMEYDPVPMTSTLRALLLEQRKEGWNKEYVFCHCNGKPYTNRIRLTKRLCVKAEVGHFCLHAIRHLTATLLAKEGVPMKDIQAILRHKRLATTENYIARMMPRENVLEGVLVKRERPETLQRFEPEKSEVPHGGPQFETPSVKLQ; translated from the coding sequence ATGCCGTACCCTCTCAAATCAGGAAAGTGGAGGGCGGAAAGGCAGATAGACGGCAAGCGATACTCCAAAGTCTGCGCAACCAAAAGGGAAGCTCTGGACTGGGAAAGCGCGGTGAAAAAGGCAGTTCTGGCCCAGCCGGAAGTAAAAACTCCAACCGTCACGGCCTTGGAATGGTTGAATCAGTTCCTGGACTTTTCCAGTGAGCGCCATTCCAAAATCTGCTACCAGCAACGGACGCGCTCGGCGCGTCTTTTTTTGTCCGCAGTTTCAGGCGAAACGGACGTTGAGGATATTACCCCTCATATTGTCCTTGAAGCCATGAGGTACGCCGCACAGCGCATGAGCAATGCGGCGTCTAATGCGATTAGAAAAAACTTGGGCGCCGCGTGGGCCTGGGGAATCAAGTATCTGAGCCTTCCTGTGCAAAACCCATTTCGTGTTGTTGAACCGTTTCCTGTTGACCAGTCCCCAAGGAGGGTTCCAACTGAGGCAGAGTTCAACCTTGTTCTGGACGTTGCACAACCAAGGGACAGACTCTTTTTGCAAGCCTGCCTCCACACGGCGGCGCGCAAAAGTGAGCTGTTCAGGCTCAAATGGTCAGATGTGGACTTTGAGCGTGGGGTGGTCATGCTTGGCACCCGCAAAAGAAAAGGCGGCGGAATGGAGTATGACCCTGTGCCCATGACTAGCACGCTACGGGCGTTATTGCTGGAACAGCGCAAGGAGGGGTGGAATAAGGAATATGTGTTTTGTCACTGCAACGGCAAGCCGTACACGAACAGGATCAGGCTCACCAAGAGATTGTGCGTAAAGGCTGAGGTAGGACACTTTTGCCTGCACGCAATTCGCCATCTGACGGCAACCCTTCTGGCTAAAGAAGGTGTGCCGATGAAGGATATCCAAGCCATCTTGCGTCACAAGAGGCTTGCTACAACTGAGAATTATATAGCACGGATGATGCCGCGTGAAAACGTCCTCGAAGGCGTCCTCGTAAAACGAGAAAGGCCCGAAACGTTACAGCGTTTCGAGCCTGAAAAATCAGAAGTCCCACACGGAGGCCCACAATTTGAAACGCCTTCCGTAAAACTTCAATAA